Part of the Zhongshania aliphaticivorans genome, GGACAAGCAGAAACGTTGCGGCGGACAATTGCGAGCCGTGAAGGCGTTGCCGAGGCTGTTTATATCTCTCCAGACAAGGCGTTAGAGGAGTTTCGGGCCAGCTCGGGGTTTGGTGATGTTCTCGACCAACTTGACGCCAACCCCTTGCCTGGTTTGATTGTTGTGACTCCCCGCGAGGCAAATGTGTCGGCAGCGGCGGTTGAGGCATTACAGTCAAATTTGGCGCGTTTGCCAGAAGTCGATCTAGCCAAGCTGGATATGGAGTGGCTGCACCGCCTAAATCGTATCACCGAGCTGGGGCGGCGCTTAACACTCGCTTTAGCGGCGATGCTGGCAGTGGGTGTGCTGCTGATCATTGGGAATACCATCAAGCTGGCAATCGAAGGGCGGCGGGAGGAAATTCTTGTCGTGAAGCTCGTGGGTGGCACAAATGCTTTTGTCCGTAGACCATTTTTGTATACTGGATTGTGGTATGGTTTAGGGGGCGGCTTAGCAGCTTGGATATTGGTACAGGCTGGTCTTATATGGCTTAGCGGTCCCATTTCGGATTTATCGCATTCTTATCAGAGTGACTTCCACTTATTGGGGCTCGGCTTTTTAGATACTATAATACTTTGGCTATTTTCTGGGCTGCTGGGGTTATTTGGGGCTTGGTTGGTTGTTGGTCGAGAGTTGCGAGCTATTGAGCCGCGCTAGTTTCAGCGAACTCATGGGCTTTTGGCTTAGATACTTGAACTTTACGTCGTTTGGTACTCTAATAAGCAGCGGTATTAAAGTTAGTTTCATTTACGAATTTAGGAGGATGTGCAATGAGTAGTCATTTGCAGCCGATACAACAACTTGTACCGGGTGGTGATCTCTCTGCATATATTCAATCGGTTGGCAGTATCCCTGTGCTCAGCGCAGAGCGTGAGCGTGAGCTGGCCGAAGATCTTTTTTATCACGGTAATGTCGAGGCGGCACGTCAGCTGGTCATGTCGCATCTGCGATTTGTAGTGCATATTGCAAAAAGCTATAAAGGTTATGGCTTGGCGCAGGCGGATTTGATCCAAGAAGGCAACGTTGGTCTCATGAAAGCGGTTAAGCGTTTTGATCCTGAGAAAGGTGTGCGTTTGGTCTCTTTTGCCGTTCATTGGATAAAAGCTGAGATTCACGAGTACGTTTTACGCAATTGGCGCATAGTGAAAATTGCGACCACCAAGGCCCAGCGTAAACTGTTTTTCAATTTACGCGGTGCCAAAAAACAGTTGGCATGGTTTAGTGATGACGAAGTACATGCCGTTGCTGCAGATCTAGGCGTTGATGTTGCTGAAGTGCGTCGAATGGAAGGGCGTTTGAGCTCGGTGGATATTGGCTTTGATGCTGATACCGATGATGAGCGTGGCCCTGTGGCTCCTGTTCATTACCTTGAAGATCACAGCGCTGATCCTGCACTGTTATTAGAGTCTGACAATTTAGAAGAAAGTAATCATCAAAGCCTGTCATTAGCGCTTTCAGACTTGGATGAGCGCAGCCGTGACATTTTGCAAAGTCGCTGGCTAACTGATAACAAAGCAACATTGCATGACCTCGCAGCTCGTTACAGTGTGTCGGCGGAGCGTATACGCCAATTGGAACAAGCAGCCATGAAAAAACTGCGGGCAGCAATGGAGGCTTAAGGCCGCCTAGCCCAATCTGCACGTCTAAAAGCCTCGCAATGCGGGGCTTTTTTGTTTTTAACGCGCAAAACTTTTCACTTGTCTAAGGTGTTGTCTTTTTTAAGCTAGCGTAGATCCGTACAATAGCCCATCAAATACAATCTGGGTATAAACATGGCGGCTCTAACGCTTTTTACAGCGTCGATTTTAGCTTTTCTAGCAGTAGCTTTGGGTGCCTTTGGCGCGCATGGATTAAAGGCAAGCTTGCCTGCAGACATGATGGCAGTTTACCAAACGGCTGTTCAATACCATTTTTATCATTGTTTTGCTCTTCTGGCAGTAGGGCTGCTTATGCATAGCGGTGTTCAGCACTTGTCATTGCGGATTTCAGCCGTCATGTTTTTTATGGGTGTATTGGTATTTAGCGGCAGTTTATACATCTTAGCGATAACTGGCGTTCGCTGGTTGGGTGCGATTACCCCTATCGGTGGGCTGATGTTCTTAGTGGCGTGGGCTTGTCTCGCTTATTCTGCGTGGAAAGCAATGTAATGACTGAAAATACAGGGCCAATCCATCGCAGGATTAAGAGTTTTGTCCTTCGCACTGGGCGCATGACAGATGGTCAGCGTCGAGCTTATGACATCAATTTAGCCAAGCTGGGTCTTGAGCGAGAAAATGGTATGCAAGATTTTGCTACTGTTTTCGGGAGAGAGGCGCCGGTAGTCCTAGAAATTGGTTTTGGCATGGGGGATTCCCTTGCTGAAATGGCAATGAAAAACCCAGAGCATGATTATATTGGCGTTGAAGTGCATACCCCTGGAGTGGGGCGTTTAATGTACCTCGTTCAAGAGGCGGGGTTGAATAATGTTCGCACATATTGCGATGATGCCGTTGAAGTTCTGGCGCAGTGCATACCTGATAATAGCTTGAGTCGAGTGCAAATATACTTTCCTGACCCATGGCATAAGACCAAGCATCATAAGCGCAGGCTGATTCAGCTACCTTTTGTTGAGGCATTGCGGAGCAAGCTCAAACTTGGTGGTGTTGTGCACCTAGCAACAGACTGGGAAAATTACGCCGAGCATATGATGGCGGTAATGAGTGACGCGGAAGGCTATAGCAATATGGCGGGTGAGCAAAATTATTCACCGCGACCTGATTATCGTCCCATCACTAAATTTGAAAAACGCGGTGAACGTTTGGGGCATGGTGTGTGGGACTTATTGTTTTCAAAAACAGCTTAACGTCGTCTCAAAATTACAGCTCCGCTGCTTGTAAGGCGTGGTGATTACATCTACGGTTTATTGCCAACCCCAGGCTGACAGGGTATCCACAGCCCGCTAGACGTAATAACTTGGCAGCGTGCCCACTGCTTAAATACACGTTTTGAGCAGGCATTGATTTTGTCAGAGGAGCCGTTCCCGGTTCCCGCCGCTATTCGGTATTTAAGATTATTCCCGTCAACGGTAAGTACTTCTCTTACGGCCCATTCACTACCCCTTGCTGCATTGCTATAACACAGCCCCGCTTTAATCCGTAAGCGTTGTTGCGATCGATTTATTGCACTGCGGGATGCGAGCTCAAATAAGTCGCTCAAGTCCTCAGGGCTAACGTCAATGAAAGAGTTCATTTCGTGAAGTGCTGCGGCAAAGTCCTCGGTCGCGATGTTGGCGAGCGTCAGTGATGGCGTAAATCCACGTGAGTTAACCGCGCAGTGTTGCCGTCGGCTAAACAAATGGCCAGGATAGCGGCGCCAGTGAAAAAGCGCGTTAAATAAAATACCGAAAATAACGAGGGCTACCGCATTTGTGAATACAGGGTAAATGACATAACTAAACCCTAAGTCGCTAACACTGCTACCGCCAATAACCGCAAATAAGGCGGTTGCCCCGCCAGGTGGGTGTAAGCAGCGCAGATAATACATGGCAAAGATAGCTCCGCCCACTGCAGCTGCAGCTGATATTTCGGTGTTTGGGATATGTTGTTGGCAAAATACCCCGATAGTGGCAGAGATTAA contains:
- the ftsX gene encoding permease-like cell division protein FtsX, encoding MNKRRLGQLQTPAGRKDVKGARRHKASISDRLAGYRSHHRQVALDSLQRLVRRPATTLMTTLVIAIALALPAGLYVGLNNVDAVSEGWEGAARISLFLKPAISNGQAETLRRTIASREGVAEAVYISPDKALEEFRASSGFGDVLDQLDANPLPGLIVVTPREANVSAAAVEALQSNLARLPEVDLAKLDMEWLHRLNRITELGRRLTLALAAMLAVGVLLIIGNTIKLAIEGRREEILVVKLVGGTNAFVRRPFLYTGLWYGLGGGLAAWILVQAGLIWLSGPISDLSHSYQSDFHLLGLGFLDTIILWLFSGLLGLFGAWLVVGRELRAIEPR
- the rpoH gene encoding RNA polymerase sigma factor RpoH translates to MSSHLQPIQQLVPGGDLSAYIQSVGSIPVLSAERERELAEDLFYHGNVEAARQLVMSHLRFVVHIAKSYKGYGLAQADLIQEGNVGLMKAVKRFDPEKGVRLVSFAVHWIKAEIHEYVLRNWRIVKIATTKAQRKLFFNLRGAKKQLAWFSDDEVHAVAADLGVDVAEVRRMEGRLSSVDIGFDADTDDERGPVAPVHYLEDHSADPALLLESDNLEESNHQSLSLALSDLDERSRDILQSRWLTDNKATLHDLAARYSVSAERIRQLEQAAMKKLRAAMEA
- a CDS encoding DUF423 domain-containing protein; its protein translation is MAALTLFTASILAFLAVALGAFGAHGLKASLPADMMAVYQTAVQYHFYHCFALLAVGLLMHSGVQHLSLRISAVMFFMGVLVFSGSLYILAITGVRWLGAITPIGGLMFLVAWACLAYSAWKAM
- the trmB gene encoding tRNA (guanosine(46)-N7)-methyltransferase TrmB codes for the protein MTENTGPIHRRIKSFVLRTGRMTDGQRRAYDINLAKLGLERENGMQDFATVFGREAPVVLEIGFGMGDSLAEMAMKNPEHDYIGVEVHTPGVGRLMYLVQEAGLNNVRTYCDDAVEVLAQCIPDNSLSRVQIYFPDPWHKTKHHKRRLIQLPFVEALRSKLKLGGVVHLATDWENYAEHMMAVMSDAEGYSNMAGEQNYSPRPDYRPITKFEKRGERLGHGVWDLLFSKTA
- a CDS encoding HPP family protein; amino-acid sequence: MHKLLTEIGLVIGIERNTTNHLEKFLSGLGGFISISLCYVIAKFYLDGPASVFIVTSVGASAVLIFAVPHGTLSQPWSVIGGHLISATIGVFCQQHIPNTEISAAAAVGGAIFAMYYLRCLHPPGGATALFAVIGGSSVSDLGFSYVIYPVFTNAVALVIFGILFNALFHWRRYPGHLFSRRQHCAVNSRGFTPSLTLANIATEDFAAALHEMNSFIDVSPEDLSDLFELASRSAINRSQQRLRIKAGLCYSNAARGSEWAVREVLTVDGNNLKYRIAAGTGNGSSDKINACSKRVFKQWARCQVITSSGLWIPCQPGVGNKP